In the Afipia sp. GAS231 genome, TAGCTCCAAGCGTCCTTGCCGGGGCGCTTTGGAGCCGATATACGGACCCGACCCAATACGGACTAATAGCTAGGTTGGGATGACCAAGGTCATCCTGGGCTAGGGCGCGTAGCTCAGCGGGAGAGCACTACCTTGACATGGTAGGGGTCACAGGTTCGATCCCTGTCGCGCCCACCACGCTTCGCCCTGACGGGCTACGCGTGGCGCAGCCACGCAAGAGACCGCCAGGACGAGGCGTGTCCGGCGTAGCTGTAGCGAAGCGAAAGCGTAGACGGACTTCCTCAGCCGAAGCCACTTGGCGAAAGCGGGCTTTCGGCCGCGAGCTACGGCTCGGCAAGTCACGCATTGATCCCAAAGATCGACGCCCTGGACGCTATCCCTTGTTCTTCTGGTAGCCGTCGACATAGACCGCCGCCAGCAGCACCAGTCCCTTGACGACGTATTGCCAGTAGATCCCGATGCCGAGGATCGACATGCCGTTGTTCATCACGCCCATGACGAAGGCGCCGATCACGACCCCCATCACCTTGCCGACGCCGCCGGAAGCGGAGGCGCCGCCGATGAAGCAGGCCGCGATGACGTCGAGTTCGAAGGAATTGCCGGCGCTCGGCGTTGCCGAGTTCAATCGTGCCGCGACGATCAACCCGGCAAGGCCGGCCAGCGCGCCCATATTGACGAAGGTCAGGAAGATCAGCCGCTCGGTCCGGATGCCGGAGAGCTGCGCCGCCATCCGGTTGCCGCCGAGCGCATAGATGCGGCGTCCGATCGTCATGCGCTGCGTCACGAACATATAAAGCAGGATCAGCGCGCTCATGATGATCAGCACATTGGGCAGGCCGCGATAGGAGGCCAGCAGATAGCAAAATGCAACGATGAGAATGGCGAACACGGCGTTCTTGGCGATGAACAGCGCCAGCGGTTCGGTCTCCATCGTATGCGCCCTGGCCCGGCGCCAGCGGCGCGCGCTGGTGAAGATCAGCAAGGCGGCGCCGACGAGGCCGATCAGCATCGAGGTCCAGCGGAAGTTGGCGCCCAAGGCGTCGCCGAACAGCGCCAGCAGCGGCGCGCTGACGAAATCAGGGATGAAGCCGGAGCTGATGCTCTGGAAATCCTTCGGGAACGGACCGACGAACTGGCCGAGCAGGATGTTGCCGGTGAGCCCGCGAAACACCAGCATGCCGCCGAGCGTCACGATGAAGGACGGAATTCTGGCGTAGGCAACGAAATAGCCCTGCGCCGCGCCGATCAGGCCGCCGGCCACCAGCGAAATGCCGACCACCGGAACCCACGGGATCTTGTAATCGACCATCATGGTCGCGGCGATGGCGCCGACAAAGCCGACGATCGAACCGACCGACAGGTCAATGTTGCCGCCGACGATGATCAAGAGCATGCCGAGCGCCATGATCACGATATAGCTGTTCTGCAGAATCAGGTTGGTGATGTTGACCGGCGCCAGCAGCACACCGTTGGTCAGATATTGGAACAGCGCCATGATCACCAGCAATGAACCGAGCAGGCCGTAGTCGCGCAAATTGCTGGTCCAGACGCCGGCGCCGTTGGTATTGTTGCCGGAATTTTTGGCCGCGTCCTGTTTCATGGCGCGGTCCCGTGTTGTCGCATGATCGCGGCCATGATTTTTTCCTGGCTGGCCTCGAAGACCGGCATCTCATCGATGATGCGGCCTTCGTTCATGACATAGAGGCGGTCGCAGATGCCGAGCAGTTCGGGCATTTCCGACGAAATCACGATCACGCCTTTGCCTGACGCCGCGAGGTCGTTGATGATGGTGTAGATCTCGTACTTGGCGCCGATATCGATGCCGCGGGTCGGTTCGTCGAGAATCAGCACGCAGGGATCGGCGAACAGCCACTTGCCGAGCACCACCTTCTGCTGATTGCCGCCCGACAGCGTCAGCGCCTTCTGCAAAATGCCGGACGAGCGGATATTCAGTTTGGAACGATATTTTTCCGCAACCCCGGTTTCCCTGTCGTCATCGATGACGCCGTAGCGGGAGACGCCGGCGAGATTGGTGAGCGTGATGTTGCTCTTGATGTCTTCGCCGAGGATCAGGCCGAGGTTCTTGCGGTCTTCCGTCAGGTAGGCAAGGCCGCCGGCGACCGCCTTTTGTATAGAACCGAGATCGACTTCGCGGCCCTGTATGAAGGCCTGACCGGTGACGTTGCGGCCATAGGCGCGGCCGAACACGCTCATGGCCAGTTCGGTGCGCCCGGCGCCCATCAGGCCGGCGATGCCGACGACCTCGCCCCGCCTGACATGAAGGCTGACGCCCTTGATCACTTCGCGGCCGGCATGCTGCGGATGCTCGACGCGCCAGTTCCTGATCTCGAACAGCGTGTCGCCGATTTTTGCTTCGCGGTACGGATAGCGTTCCGACATTTCGCGGCCGACCATGCTCTTGATGATGCGTGCCTCGCTGATCGGGCCGCTGCGGGCGTCGATGGTCTCCACCGTAGAGCCGTCGCGCATCACGGTGATGGAGTCGGCGACTTCGGCGAGTTCGTTGAGTTTGTGGGAAATCAGGATCGAGGCGATGCCCTGGCTCCTGAATTCCTTCAGCAACTGGAGCAGCGCTTCGCTGTCGCTTTCGTTCAGGCTGGCGGTCGGTTCGTCCAGGATCAGCAGGCGGACTTTCTTGGCCAGCGCCTTGGCGATCTCGACCAGTTGCTGCTTGCCGACGCCGAGATGGGTGATCAGCGTATCCGGCGTTTCGTTCAATCCGACCTTGGCGAGCAGCTCGCGGGTGCGGCGGAAGGCCTCGTCCCAGTCGATGATGCCCATCGTTCCGGGTTCGTGGCCGAGAAAGATATTTTCCGCAATCGACAGCAGCGGCACCATCGCCAGCTCCTGGTGGATGATGATGATGCCGAGCCGTTCGCTGTCGGCGATAGTGGCGAACTGCCGCTTCTCGCCGTCATAGAAGATGTCGCCCTCGTAGGCGCCGTGTGGATAGACGCCGCTGAGGACCTTCATCAGCGTCGATTTGCCGGCGCCGTTCTCGCCGCAGATCGCGTGAATTTCCCCGGCCTGAACGGTGAGATTGACGTTGCGCAGCGCTTTCACGCCAGGAAAGCTCTTGGATATGCCTCGCATTTCCAGAATGGCGGTCATTGCCGACCCGTCAACCCGACCACAACGATTTCCTCAGCGCTCACTTGAACTGGTCATCCTTGTAATAGCCGGTGTCGATCAGTGCGGTCTTCCAGTTATCGAGATCGACCGCCACCGGCTTCAGCAGATAGGACGGAACCACCTTGACGCCGTTGTTATAGGTCTTGGTGTCGTTGATCTCCGGCTGGCCGCCGGACAGCACCGCGTCGACCATGCCGGCTGCAATCTTGGCAAGGTCACGGGTGTCCTTGAAGATCGTCGAATACTGCTCGTGATTGACGATGGATTTGACCGACGGCACCTCGGCATCCTGGCCCGAGATCACAGGCATCGGCATTTCCTTGGAACCGTAACCGACGCCCCTGAGTGCTGCAATAATGCCGATGCTCAGCCCGTCATAGGGCGACAGCACCGCGTCGACATGCTTAGAGGTGTAGAACGCGCTGAGCAGGTTTTCCATGCGGGCCTGGGCGACGGAGGCTTCCCAGCGCAAGGTCGACACCTTGTCCATCCCGACCTGTTTGCTCTGCACCACGAGCTTGCCGCCGTCGATATAGGGTTTCAGCACCGACATCGCGCCGTCGTAGAAGAAGAAGGCGTTGTTGTCGTCGGGCGAGCCGCCGAACAGCTCGATGTTGAACGGGCCCTTGCCCTCCTTCAAGCCAAGTCCCTTTTCGATGCTGGCCGCCTGCAGCACGCCGACCTGGAAATTGTCGAAGGTGGCGTAGTAGTCGACATTGGCCGAACCGCGAATCAGGCGGTCGTAGGAAATCACTTTGGTGCCGGCATCGGCCGCGCGCTGCAGCGCGTCGGACAAAGTGGTGCCGTCGATCGCGGCGATCACCAGCGCCTTCTCCTTCTTGGTGATCATGTTCTCGATCTGCGCGAGCTGGTTGGGAATGTCGTTGTCGGCATATTGCAGGTCGGTCTTGTAGCCCTTGGCCTGCAACACCCTGACGATGTTGTCGCCGTCCGCAATCCAGCGCGCCGACGATTTGGTCGGCATCGCGATCCCGATGGTGCCTTTGTCTTGCGCCTCTGCCGGGCCGGCCAGCGTGGCCAATCCGAGCGTGACGGCAACGGCGACTGTTTTGACATTCAGCATCGGGTTCCTCCTGTTGGCGACTTTTATTTTAACCGGGTCATTGCGGCAGCATAGCATCTTCGGGCGGGCGTCGACCCGCGATATGCCGGCCCGCGATGTAGCCGAATGTCAGCGCCGGGCCGAGCGTGATGCCGGCGCCGGGATAGTTACCGCCCATGATGCTGGCCATGTCGTTGCCGGCCGCATAGAGGCCTGCGATCGGCTGGCCGTTGCCATCGAGAGCGCGCGCGTTCTCATCGGTCCTGATGCCGGCATAGGTGCCGAGATCGCCGATCACCATCTTGATGGCGTAGAACGGCCCGTCCTTGATCGGCGCGATGCAGGGGTTCGGCCCATGCAGCGCATCGCCCTGATAGCGGTTATAGGCGCGCGATCCCTTGCCGAAGGCGGGATCCTGCCCGCCGGCGGCGGTCTCGTTGAAGGCGGCGACCGTCGCTTCCAATCCCTTGGCATCGATGCCAACGTTGGCAGCGAGTTCGGCCAGCGTTTCGCCGCGCTTGAGATAGCCGGTTGAGAGGTGGTGCCCGAGCGGCATCGGGAATGGCGGCACGCAGCCGAGGCCGTACTTTCGAAGCGCGCGATGATCGCACAACAGGAATGCCGCAATCTCCTCGCCGGGTTTCGCCGCCTTCATCATCTCCTGCACGAAGTCGTGGTAGGAGTTGCCTTCGTTGGCAAAGCGCACGCCGTCACGCGTCACCGCGATGACGCCGGGTTTGGCGCGGTCGATGAAATGCGGCATCACGCCCTTACTGCCATCCTTGCGCGTGGTGACCGACACCGGCACCCAGGCCGCGGCATTCGGCAAGCTATCCTCGACGTGGCCGCCGACGGCTTCCGCCAATCGCAAGCCATCGCCGGTGTTGCCGGCCGGTCCCGGCGAGAAATGCTCGGTGCCATCAGGCGCGTGCGGGAACATCGCCTTGCGCCTTTCGACATCATGCGGAAAGCCGCCGCAGGCCAGCACGACGCCGCGTTTGGCGGTGACGCGCACGCGTTTGCCGTCGCGTTCGATGATGGCGCCGCGCACCGCGCCGTCCTCGACGATCAATTCGCGCACCGGCGACGACAGCCACAGGGGAATGTTGAGGTCGAACGCCGATTTCGCCAGCCGCCCGGCCAGCGCGTTGCCATTGGTCAGCGTCATGCCGCGGCCGTAGCGCATCACGTCCAGCGCATGACGGCTCAGGCGCTTGGCGACGTACCAGGCTGACACGGGCGACTTGGTCGCGCGCATAAAATGGATGATCTCCTTGCCGGAGCCCAGCATCATGCCGAACACGGTGAGCTCGGGCAGGGGGCTGCCGATATCCTTGAGCTTGGGGCCAAGCTCGTGGCCGTCGAACGGCCGAGTCACCATCGAGCGGCCGCCCTGCGCGCCGCCGGGCGCTTCGGCGTGGTAATCCGGAAAGGTCAGCGGCATGTCGAAGCGCAGCGCGGTCTTGGCTGTGAAGAAATCCACCGCCTCGGGGCCTTTGGTCAGAAACGCGTCGACGCGCGCGGCGTCAAAGCTGTTGCCGGCCTCATGGCGCAGATAGGTCCGCGCCTGGTCCGGGCTTTCGGCAATGCCCCAGTCGCGCGCCAGCGAGGTGCCGGGAATCCAGAGCCAGCCGCCGGAGCGCGCGGTGGTGCCGCCGAAGCGCGGCTCCTTCTCCACGATCAGCACGTTGAGGCCGTGATGCCCCGCGGTCACTGCCGCCGACATCCCGGCACAGCCGGAGCCAACCACCAGCGCATCGCATTCCCAGGTTTCTTGTATCTGATCCGCCACGCGATCCGCCCTGGTTATTTCTTTTTCGGGTGGCCATTTGGGTGGGGATCGATTGCCCTGTCAATCGCGGGGGTCTTCCCTTCTCCCCTTGTGGGAGAAGGGACCGCTGTAGCCTGTTGATCTATTGCTCGGACGATCATTGCAGCCATTCGATTGCGATCAGCGCAAACCGATGGATGCACCCTAAAGCCCTCCCTCGGGTGGACGGGAAAGGCGCCCCGACTATGTTGGCAGCGTCCCACTTTGGATTGGGTAGAGGGGGAATTCCGATGCGCCTCGCAATCCCATGCGCTGGTATCGCCGTCTGCGTCGCCTTTTCAATCCGGTTCGTCCTCAGCGCGCCGTAAAGTCCGGTTCGCTGGCAACATCCGCAAAAAAACGACCTCAGCCAGGGGCTGGCGTTAGTGGCTGAGGTCGTTTGCCAGCGCATCGGGTGGCTAGAGCCGACGCACGCAGTCACCTCTCACTAACCCGTGAAATTGCGGAACCAGCAAGCGCCCTAATGAGGTAGTGCGTTCTGGCTAGGACGGGGCAGAAGCCAGTTCAAAGGACCGGCCGAACAAGCTGTGGTTCGTCACAGCAAAACCCTTCGGACTTCTCCGTGCCGAAGTTCGTCTGTCTTCCGGCCGAGCGATAGGCGGCGCCTTGAGAGCGCGGCAGCATAGTTCGCTGGAATTATCCGTGCGACAGCGGCCACAGCGTCCGGCGGCGCCACTGCCGCTACCCAAAGCGACCTCCGCCCATCGGGCGCGGTGACTTCTACCATGGGTAGCCCAGTTAGAATATTTGCCATTGTTAGAATATGTGATCCTTTTCAGGTTCCGTCTTCCCGGTGAAATACTGGGACTCTCGTCCGGGGCTCGTGA is a window encoding:
- the mmsA gene encoding multiple monosaccharide ABC transporter ATP-binding protein, with translation MTAILEMRGISKSFPGVKALRNVNLTVQAGEIHAICGENGAGKSTLMKVLSGVYPHGAYEGDIFYDGEKRQFATIADSERLGIIIIHQELAMVPLLSIAENIFLGHEPGTMGIIDWDEAFRRTRELLAKVGLNETPDTLITHLGVGKQQLVEIAKALAKKVRLLILDEPTASLNESDSEALLQLLKEFRSQGIASILISHKLNELAEVADSITVMRDGSTVETIDARSGPISEARIIKSMVGREMSERYPYREAKIGDTLFEIRNWRVEHPQHAGREVIKGVSLHVRRGEVVGIAGLMGAGRTELAMSVFGRAYGRNVTGQAFIQGREVDLGSIQKAVAGGLAYLTEDRKNLGLILGEDIKSNITLTNLAGVSRYGVIDDDRETGVAEKYRSKLNIRSSGILQKALTLSGGNQQKVVLGKWLFADPCVLILDEPTRGIDIGAKYEIYTIINDLAASGKGVIVISSEMPELLGICDRLYVMNEGRIIDEMPVFEASQEKIMAAIMRQHGTAP
- a CDS encoding FAD-dependent oxidoreductase, producing MSAAVTAGHHGLNVLIVEKEPRFGGTTARSGGWLWIPGTSLARDWGIAESPDQARTYLRHEAGNSFDAARVDAFLTKGPEAVDFFTAKTALRFDMPLTFPDYHAEAPGGAQGGRSMVTRPFDGHELGPKLKDIGSPLPELTVFGMMLGSGKEIIHFMRATKSPVSAWYVAKRLSRHALDVMRYGRGMTLTNGNALAGRLAKSAFDLNIPLWLSSPVRELIVEDGAVRGAIIERDGKRVRVTAKRGVVLACGGFPHDVERRKAMFPHAPDGTEHFSPGPAGNTGDGLRLAEAVGGHVEDSLPNAAAWVPVSVTTRKDGSKGVMPHFIDRAKPGVIAVTRDGVRFANEGNSYHDFVQEMMKAAKPGEEIAAFLLCDHRALRKYGLGCVPPFPMPLGHHLSTGYLKRGETLAELAANVGIDAKGLEATVAAFNETAAGGQDPAFGKGSRAYNRYQGDALHGPNPCIAPIKDGPFYAIKMVIGDLGTYAGIRTDENARALDGNGQPIAGLYAAGNDMASIMGGNYPGAGITLGPALTFGYIAGRHIAGRRPPEDAMLPQ
- the mmsB gene encoding multiple monosaccharide ABC transporter permease, coding for MKQDAAKNSGNNTNGAGVWTSNLRDYGLLGSLLVIMALFQYLTNGVLLAPVNITNLILQNSYIVIMALGMLLIIVGGNIDLSVGSIVGFVGAIAATMMVDYKIPWVPVVGISLVAGGLIGAAQGYFVAYARIPSFIVTLGGMLVFRGLTGNILLGQFVGPFPKDFQSISSGFIPDFVSAPLLALFGDALGANFRWTSMLIGLVGAALLIFTSARRWRRARAHTMETEPLALFIAKNAVFAILIVAFCYLLASYRGLPNVLIIMSALILLYMFVTQRMTIGRRIYALGGNRMAAQLSGIRTERLIFLTFVNMGALAGLAGLIVAARLNSATPSAGNSFELDVIAACFIGGASASGGVGKVMGVVIGAFVMGVMNNGMSILGIGIYWQYVVKGLVLLAAVYVDGYQKNKG
- the chvE gene encoding multiple monosaccharide ABC transporter substrate-binding protein — its product is MLNVKTVAVAVTLGLATLAGPAEAQDKGTIGIAMPTKSSARWIADGDNIVRVLQAKGYKTDLQYADNDIPNQLAQIENMITKKEKALVIAAIDGTTLSDALQRAADAGTKVISYDRLIRGSANVDYYATFDNFQVGVLQAASIEKGLGLKEGKGPFNIELFGGSPDDNNAFFFYDGAMSVLKPYIDGGKLVVQSKQVGMDKVSTLRWEASVAQARMENLLSAFYTSKHVDAVLSPYDGLSIGIIAALRGVGYGSKEMPMPVISGQDAEVPSVKSIVNHEQYSTIFKDTRDLAKIAAGMVDAVLSGGQPEINDTKTYNNGVKVVPSYLLKPVAVDLDNWKTALIDTGYYKDDQFK